From the genome of Paraburkholderia largidicola:
TCACGTCGTCATTCGCACCGCCGATCTTGACGTGATGACGCGCTTTTATCGCGATGTGCTTGGCTGCACGCTCGAGAGAGAACAACTCGATATCGGCCTGATCCAGTTGCGCGCGGGACGCTCGTTGATCGATCTGCTGCAGGTCGGCGGAAGGGTCGACCGCCCGGAAAGCGGTGCGCCGGGCGCCGGACGAAACATGGATCATGTTTGCCTGCGCGTCGAGCCTTTCGACGCCGGCGCATTGAGGACATGGTTTGCAGCGCGTGACGTGCGCATCGGTGAAGAGGCGCAACGCTACGGTGCGGATGGTTATGGACCGTCGCTGTATCTGTTCGATCCAGAGGGCAATATGGTCGAACTCAAAGGTCCGCCGGCTGGCAAGCCTTGATTGCTGCACGCAGTTTTTGGTACACAGAGCGCGCAACTGCGGCCGGTCAACGGCCGCCGTGTGCGGCGGGACGCGTGTTTGTCGCTGCCTTGAGTACTGTCCATTCGACGGGAACAGCGTCGGCGGTTTCGCTGCCGAGCCACGCCGCGTGATCCTGAACCGTGCATTGCAGGCGCATCGTCCGTTCGGCCAGCGCGGCGAGCGCGGGCGCAACGTTTTCGCCGAGCGTCCAGACGGTCACGTTGCGCAGACGCTCGACCTTGTTCCGCACGCCTTGCCACCAGATGTCGGAGGTCCGGCCGCCGTACGCGATCACGATCACTTCATTGGCGCGCCCGCTCGCCTTCGCGATGCGGCGCTCGTCCGGTTGACCGACGTCGATCCACGTGTCGATGGCGCCCGTCAGATCCTTGGCCCACAGATCGGGTTCGTCGATGTCCGACAAGCCCTTGCAGAATTCGAGGCGCTCTTGCGCGAACAGTGCGAACGCGGCGACGCGGACCATCATCCGCTCGTTGGTTTCCGACGGGTGCAGCGCGATCGTCAGCGAATGGTCCGCGTAATAGTGCCGGTCCATGTCGGCGATCTGGAGGTCAGCCTTATAGATTGTCGATTTCAGAGCCATGCTACAACCTGGTCCCGCGAATGCGGACCGGAGAGTGAATAGAGAGTCGGCGTACCTTGCCATGGTCATCCCCTGCCTTGCAGCGGTGGCGCCTAGGTCGCGCGTCTCGCCGATGAAACACATTTGCCGGATTGCTACGACGTGGGGCCGTCAAGCCCTGTCGCATCAACCTTCCTGCTTTCGCTTGCTCTGAAAGCAGCAACATATGTGCCGAGTCCGCGCTATTGAGCCATCGCGCGCTTTTTTCGCGTCTGGCTGCAAGGTGGGACCGTGATCATACCGAATATGCGGGCGCGGCATGACAGCCTGATGAGGCCGCCGGGCGCGGGTGATGAGCGGATGGAATCAGTGAACAGGTTTCGCGCGACCGATCGGCGCGCTGGCGTCGGGACCCGAGGTCAGCCGAAAAACGACGATGGCCAGGATAAAACCTGGCCATGCCGAAACGCGAAAGCAATTCCTTTGTTGGAATGTTCGTATGCACCCGACATTTACTGTCGGGCGCAATCCAACTTTAATTGCTTATTGCTTGATGAACCGGTCGTTCGTCCAAAGGCCTTGCGTATCGCTATTGCCGGCATTGACGAATTCGACGTCATGTCCAACCACGCGGACTACACGGAAATCCGAATGCTCCGGCGTGGAAATGCACTGATAACCGGAGAAGAACTCCTGCATTTGCTGTTGCTCGCCGGCCTGTGCGTGTTGCGTGACGGCGTCCAGTTTGTCCTTCGACAGGCAGCCATATGAATTCGCCTTGAACTGCACCGTTTGCTGTGGCTTGATCACGACGTCCTGCGCCTGCGCGCCTGCTGCGGCGAATAAACCCGTCAGTGCAAAAAGAATGGCGACTCGCTTGTTCATGGTTACCTCCTTGCGGGGCATGTCTCAGGTTAGCTATGTGTTTAACTGCCGGAAAACAAGCACGTCTTTAAATTTAGAAGAAAGGATTTCAACGGCAAGCACATTTTGTGTGCGCTTGCAACAGCGGCTAAATGTCGCACGGCGCTAGAGCGCGTATTGATGCCGCCCTAATGGTGTATTTACCCGGTTATTAGGCGGATTGCGAATTGCGATTGAAGGCACAAAGGCATACTGGCTAATCTTTTGCGACGTTAATTCGCGTTTACGCTTAAACGGTTTTAAGCCATTTGCGATAAATGACCAAGCCGTTGATGCGTCGCACACAAAGTCATTCGCGCGACTCATGAAAAAGTGTCACGAAGTGGAGCGAACGCAGAATAAGAAAGATGCCTGACGGTGGTGGGCCTTTGTCGCCGAAACCGGCGCTTGCACGATCGCCGCGTTCGTGGATAAATCGACCGGCCCGAAAACACGAACTGGCGCGACGCGCTGAAACGCTGCGCCCGGTCCTCAGGAGACTTCTCATGACACTTGCACACTGGCTGCCTTTCGCCATTGCTTCCGCGATTCTCGTCGCGATTCCCGGACCTACCGTGCTGCTTGTAATTTCTTATGCGCTCGGCCACGGCCGGCGATTCGCAATGGTGACGACGGCGGGCGTCGCGCTCGGCGATCTGACGTCGATGACGGCGTCGATGCTGGGGCTTGGTGTGATCCTCGCCGCGTCCGCGACGCTCTTCACGGCGCTCAAGTGGCTCGGCGCCGCGTATCTGATCTATCTCGGCATCAAGCTGTGGCGGGCACCCGTCTCGACGGCCGACGCGCCCGCCACAGGCGAAACGCGCCCGAGCCGGATCTTCGCGCACGCGTATGCGGTGACGGCGCTCAATCCGAAAAGCATCGTTTTCTTCGTGGCGTTCGTTCCGCAATTCATCGATACGCAAGTCGCCACCTGGTCGCAGATCGCGATTTTCGAAGCGACCTTCGTCGCGCTCGGGACGTTGAACGCTTTGGGATATGCCGTGCTTGCGTCGGCGGCGCGGCGCGCAATCCGCAGCCCGCGTGTACAGCGCGGCGTCAACTGCACAGGGGGCACACTGCTGATCGGCGCGGGACTTCTGGCTGCGGCGTGGAAGAAGTCGACGGCGTGAGCGTGATCTGATCGGCGGAACGCGACGCGCCGGGCGCGCTACTTGCATCACTCGGATCGCGCACATGGTGTGCGCGGTGGATCACACGCAGTGACGGGTAGCACGCCTACAATGAAATTGTCGCTGTTCCATCGATCAGGAGGTTACTGTGATCGAGCATCTGATTCTGGGCGCGTTTCTGATCGTGCCGCTTCTCATCGTCGCGTTTCTGTTTTCCGACGAACTCTGGCAGGAGCATCGCCAGGCCTTGCACGATGACGACCATCACAGGCGACTGGACTGGCGCCATCCGATTCGCAGCCTGCTGCATCATTGAGCGGGTTGACGGCATCGGGAGCGGCAGGAGGCTAAGGTGCTGGCCTTCTCTTTCTCGTGGACGGAATACTGGCTGTTCATGTCCGCGTTGATCGTCGTCAGCGTCGCGCTGACGTCCCTTTGCGGTTCGGCGCCGCGCGCGCCCGAGCCGCCGTAGGATGATGCGTAGCGCTTTGCGCGCTTCGTTTCACTCTTCCGTCTGTGCGTCACCTCGTCAAACTGACGCCCAAACATCATTCTGTTCCCCCGATTGTCATGCGACACGCATGCGTACGCTTAAGGCCATGCGATGTCGTTCGTTTCCGGCTCGACATCGCCGTGATACCTACTTGTTTGCATAGGTATTGACTGGCAAAAATCCGGCTAAAGTTAATCATCAGATGTAAAAAACTTTGGCCTTATCGAGACGTCACGGGGGACAGCATGAACCGTTTGATCGATCAGGAAATTGCGCACATTTCGCGCGTCATGTGGCCATCGCTGGTCGGCGACATGGGTGGCACCATCCTTACTTCGGAGTACTGGCGCATGCGGTTGAACGCGCTACTCGACGCTCCATCTCTCACCAAAGTCCAACTGTGCGCGCTCGACGGTTTGCTACTGCGCCTCGATCACTACGACCGGCATGGCGCGGATGTCTACTCAGTGCCTGTCGGGGAGGTATCTGCCGAGCATGGTGTTGAGCCGGTGGCTTTGCACGGGTGAGGTTTGAGCGAGATGCTCAGATCGTAACCACGTTTTCGTCGAGCAAGCGGAGCCATGATAAGGGCTTCTGGCTCAATGTGAAAACTGTGTGTACCTTAAAATGAACCTGACCATAGACGGCAGCGAATCGTTTCGGAACCTCTTTTATTAGGTCTTGTTCATTGATCAACGGAGCTATACGCGAAGGCAATTCGACGCTGTGTACCAATAAATCCGCTTTTGGGGTCAGCGCGTCATCACCGGCGAGCCTGCCTGCTCATCAATCTGCGCGTCGACGTATTCGGCCCATAACTGCATCTCGCGCGCAGTGACCGCGTCGTTGGCCCCTGCAAACGCATCCTTGCCCGTCGCCGATTGCAGCAAATCACGCAGATGACTCAATCCCGTACGGCGGAAATCATGGAGTACGAAATGTTCGCCCTCCAGCCCGAGCGTTTTGGCCGCCTGGTTCAGCGTGCCCTTTGCAATCGGCCGATCTTCGCTGCCTCGTGTCGACGGGAAAACATAGTTGCGGCTGCCTTTGCTGTCCCGTAACTCGCGCAGTATCGCCAGCGCCTGACTCGACAGATAAACACGACGCTCGCGACCGTTGCCCGCACGCGCGGCGGGAATCATCCAGACACCTGCGTCAAGATCGAATTCGCGCCACACCGCTTCGATCAACTCGGATTTATTGACCAACGTCAGCACGAGAAGATGGAGCGCGAGCTTCAGAGGCCGTCGAATGCTTGAACCATGTATCGCACGCAGCAACGTACCGATTTCGCTCCCCGACAGCACGCGAGAGCGGCCGTCCTGCGTCGCTATCGTGCGCGCGACGATGGCATCGGCGGGATTGATGGTCGCGAGCTGCCGCGCGATCAGAAACGCGAACAGTCGCCGTGCGACGTTGCGCGTATGAAGCGCCATCTGCGGCGCGCCCCGACTTTTGATTGCGTCGCAGATCGACTGGATATCTTCCGTCGTGACCTGCGTGATCGGCTTGTGTCCGATCGCGGGGAGGATGTCCTTGTCCAGCGCGCGCTGCGTCGTGCGTCGGTACTCGTCGGATTTGCGGGCCATTGCCGACGTCACGTAGAGTTCGACGCCGTCGCGCAGCACATCGACGCGTTTTTCGGCGCCCCGGTCCTGCCTGGCTATCGACGCCGGTGACAAGCCTTGCGCGACGATTTCCGCATACTTCTGCGCCCTCGCTCGAGCGACGCGCAACGACACGAGTAGATAGTCGCCAATCGTGACCATCGGTTGACGACGCCCATTGAGCGTGTAGCGGAATCGCCAGACCTTCTTTCCGGTCGGCATGACTTCGAGGATGAGGCCATTGCCATCGGCGACGCTGTAGCGCGTTGCGCGCGGCTGCAAGGTGCGGATGTGGGATTCGCTAAGCGGCGTCGCGAGTTTTGGCATGCTTGAAGTTTGGTACACAGGGTGCGTCAAATGCCAAGTGTACAGA
Proteins encoded in this window:
- a CDS encoding VOC family protein, which produces MTFQILDIDHVVIRTADLDVMTRFYRDVLGCTLEREQLDIGLIQLRAGRSLIDLLQVGGRVDRPESGAPGAGRNMDHVCLRVEPFDAGALRTWFAARDVRIGEEAQRYGADGYGPSLYLFDPEGNMVELKGPPAGKP
- a CDS encoding YaeQ family protein codes for the protein MALKSTIYKADLQIADMDRHYYADHSLTIALHPSETNERMMVRVAAFALFAQERLEFCKGLSDIDEPDLWAKDLTGAIDTWIDVGQPDERRIAKASGRANEVIVIAYGGRTSDIWWQGVRNKVERLRNVTVWTLGENVAPALAALAERTMRLQCTVQDHAAWLGSETADAVPVEWTVLKAATNTRPAAHGGR
- the sap1 gene encoding surface attachment protein Sap1, which encodes MNKRVAILFALTGLFAAAGAQAQDVVIKPQQTVQFKANSYGCLSKDKLDAVTQHAQAGEQQQMQEFFSGYQCISTPEHSDFRVVRVVGHDVEFVNAGNSDTQGLWTNDRFIKQ
- a CDS encoding LysE family translocator, translating into MTLAHWLPFAIASAILVAIPGPTVLLVISYALGHGRRFAMVTTAGVALGDLTSMTASMLGLGVILAASATLFTALKWLGAAYLIYLGIKLWRAPVSTADAPATGETRPSRIFAHAYAVTALNPKSIVFFVAFVPQFIDTQVATWSQIAIFEATFVALGTLNALGYAVLASAARRAIRSPRVQRGVNCTGGTLLIGAGLLAAAWKKSTA
- a CDS encoding tyrosine-type recombinase/integrase, which codes for MPKLATPLSESHIRTLQPRATRYSVADGNGLILEVMPTGKKVWRFRYTLNGRRQPMVTIGDYLLVSLRVARARAQKYAEIVAQGLSPASIARQDRGAEKRVDVLRDGVELYVTSAMARKSDEYRRTTQRALDKDILPAIGHKPITQVTTEDIQSICDAIKSRGAPQMALHTRNVARRLFAFLIARQLATINPADAIVARTIATQDGRSRVLSGSEIGTLLRAIHGSSIRRPLKLALHLLVLTLVNKSELIEAVWREFDLDAGVWMIPAARAGNGRERRVYLSSQALAILRELRDSKGSRNYVFPSTRGSEDRPIAKGTLNQAAKTLGLEGEHFVLHDFRRTGLSHLRDLLQSATGKDAFAGANDAVTAREMQLWAEYVDAQIDEQAGSPVMTR